One Actinospica robiniae DSM 44927 genomic region harbors:
- a CDS encoding MauE/DoxX family redox-associated membrane protein, with amino-acid sequence MYLLLGTRSLLGCVFLVSFVGKAWGRTRYDGYLAATRRLMPRWAASRIPARAAAPGILAAEAAVPVLLAVPASVLAGLALSCVLMAVFAAATAAALRRGENAPCHCFGFSQRELTSGHVTRNVVLAVLALAGVIAGTSSAARPVAAVDAAVVVALAVVFALLFAIADDLADVFRSAG; translated from the coding sequence ATGTATCTGCTGCTCGGCACCCGCTCGCTACTCGGGTGCGTGTTCCTGGTCTCGTTCGTGGGCAAGGCGTGGGGACGCACGCGCTATGACGGCTACCTGGCCGCGACCCGCCGGCTGATGCCGCGGTGGGCGGCGTCCCGGATCCCGGCGCGCGCGGCGGCGCCCGGCATCCTCGCCGCGGAGGCCGCCGTGCCGGTGCTGCTGGCCGTGCCCGCCTCAGTGCTCGCGGGCCTGGCACTCTCGTGTGTCCTGATGGCCGTCTTCGCCGCTGCCACCGCGGCCGCGCTGCGCCGCGGGGAGAACGCGCCGTGCCACTGCTTCGGCTTCTCGCAGCGCGAGCTCACCAGCGGGCATGTGACGCGCAACGTCGTGCTGGCAGTCCTCGCGTTGGCCGGTGTCATCGCCGGGACCTCGTCGGCCGCCCGCCCCGTCGCCGCGGTGGACGCGGCCGTGGTGGTGGCGCTGGCCGTCGTCTTCGCTCTGCTCTTCGCGATCGCCGACGACCTCGCCGACGTCTTCCGCTCCGCCGGCTGA